CGCGTCCCACGCCGGGGCCGCGCGCAGGAGTGCAGTCGAAGTTGCGCGACAACCTGATCGTCGCGCTCGACACGCCCGACCTCGATGTAGCACTCCGCCACGTCGATCGTCTGGGCGACGCGATCCTCTGGTACAAGGTGGGCCTCCAGCTCTTCTGCGCCTCGGGCCGCCAGGCGGTTCTGGCGTTGGCCGAGCGAGGGAAGGAGATCTTCCTCGACCTGAAGCTCCACGACATCCCGGCGACCGTGGAGCGCGCGATTTTGGCGCTCGAAGGGTTGCCGGTCTCGCTCCTCACCGTCCACGCGTCGGGCGGGCCCAAGATGCTCTCCGCGGCGGCGGCGGCGGCGCGTTCTCTGAACGTCCCGCCCCGCGTGCTCGGCGTGACCATGCTGACAAGCCTCGACGGTACGGAGATCCCGGCGCTCTGGAACGAGCGGACCGGTCTCGAGGAAAAGGTACTGGGCCTGGCCCGGCTCGGCGCGAGGTCGGGGATCGCGGGGGTGGTCGCGTCGCCCCTCGAGCTCGCCGCGCTCAGGCGGGAGTTCCCGCGGCCCTTTCTGATCGTGACCCCCGGCGTGCGCGGCCCGGGAGAGGCGACGCACGACCAGAAGCGCACGCTCTCCCTCCCCGAGGCGCTCGCGGGCGGGGCCGATTACGTCGTCGTGGGCCGTCCGATTCTCGAGGCATCCGATGCGATGACGGTCATCGCGGGCTACGAGGCCGCGGTGATCGACCGATTCTCCACCGAAAGGAACGACCGATGAAGGTCTTGGTGACCGGGATCACCGGGTTTGCCGGCAGCCACCTGGTTGACTACCTGCTCACGCTCTCCAACATCGAGGTGATGGGCATTCAACGGTGGAGGAGCCGGACCGAGAACATCGAGCACTTCAAGGACCGCGTCCGCCTCGTCGAATGCGATCTGCGCGACGCCTCCTCGGTGCGCGACGTGATCGACCACCTTCGGCCCGACCGGATCTCCCACTTGGCCGCCCAGAGCTTCGTCCCGACGTCGTGGACCGCGCCGACCGAGTCGCTCGTCACGAACATTATCGGCCAGCTCAACATCTTCGAGGCCGTCAAGAAGCTCCAGATCATGCCGCGCATCCAGCTCGCCTGCTCGAGCGAGCAATACGGCATGGTCTACGAGAAGGAGCTGCCGATCCGAGAGACGAATCCGATGCGGCCGCTTTCCCCCTACGCCGTGAGCAAGGTCGGGCAGGACATGCTCGGCTACCAGTACTGGATGAGCTTCAAGATCCCGATCATCCGGACCCGCGGGTTCAACCACGAAGGACCCCGCCGCGGCCCCGTCTTCGTCTGCTCGGACTTCGCGAAGCAGATCGCCGACATCGAGAAGGGGCTCAAACCTCCCGTGATCCGCGTCGGCAATCTGGAGGCCCGGCGCGATTTCAGCGACGTCCGCGACGTGGTGCGCGCCTACTGGCTCTCGCTCGAGAAGGGCGAGCCGGGCGAGGCCTACAACATCTGCTCCGGGCGCGCGTGGACGATCCGGGAAATGCTGGACCTGCTGCTCGGAATGACGAAGGTGAAGGTCAAGATCGAGCAGGACGCCGCGCGCATGCGCCCGAGCGACGTGCCCGTCCTTTTGGGCGACGCGTCCAAATTCAAGAAGGCGACCGGCTGGGAGCCGACGATTCCGTTCGAGCAGACCCTCCGCGATCTGCTCGACTACTGGCGGGCGCGGTAGCCGTTGCGGATCCTCGTCACCGGCGTCGCCGGCTTTGTCGGCCGACACCTCCTCGGGCATGTCGTCACCGCGGGCGGCTGCGAGGTTCACGGGGTGGATCACGCGTCTCTGGACGCGATGGCGGAGGCCGGGGAGCTGCGATCGGGCCTGGCGTCGTACCGACCCCTCGACATCACGGACGCCGCAGCGATGGAGGCGTGGGTGCGCGAGGAGAAGCCCGACGCGATCGTGCACCTCGCGGCGCAGGCCTCGGGCGCGGAATCCCTGGAGCGCCCGGCCGCGACCTACCGGGTGAACGCGCTCGGCGCCCTGAATTTGTTGGAGGCGGCGCGGGTCGCGGCGTCGAAGGCGGCGATTCTCATCGTGGGCTCGGCCGACATCTACGGCTCGGGGCCCGCGGGAGCGCGGATCCGGGAGGACGCGCCGATCCGGCCGAGCAACCCATACGCGGTCAGCAAGGCGGCGCAGGACTCGCTGGGCGAGGTCTACGCGGCGACGTACGGCCTACGGGTGATCCGGACCCGCACCTTCACGCACACCGGTCCGGGGCAGCGGCCCCGGTTCGCCCTCGCGGGGTTCGCCGACCAGCTCGCCCGCATCGACGCGGGCTTGGCGCCGGCGGAGATCCTGGTGGGGAATCTGGACACCGTGCGGGAGTACGGGGACGTCCGGGACGTGGTGCGCGCCTACCGGCTTCTCCTCGAACGGGGGGAAGCGGGGGAGGCCTATAATGTCGGGACGGGGCGCGGCTTCGTCCTCCGCGAGCTTCTCGACCGGCTGATCGGGATCTCGCGCGTGAGCGCCCAAGTGAAGACCGACCCCGCCCGCCTGCGCGCGCGGGACGTGGACCATCTTGTGGGCGATCCCGCCAAGCTCGAGGCGCGGACGGGATGGACGCCCGCCTATTCGATCGACCAGACGCTCGCCGACCTCTTCCGCGACGCGCGCGAGCGCGTGCGGCGGGAGACGGGGCGCTAAAGGGGGATTCGTGCGGATCGTGATCGTGGGGACCGGGTACGTGGGCTTGGTCACCGGAGCGGGCTTCGCGGACTTCGGTAACGAGGTGCTCTGCGTCGATGTCGATCAAGCCAAGATCGAGATCTTGGAGCGGGGCGAGATCCCGTTCTACGAGCCGGGGCTGGGCGATCTGGTCGCGCGGAACGTGCGCGAGCGCCGCCTGCGGTTCGGCACGTCGCTGGAGGAGGCGACCCGCTGGGGCGAGGCGATCTTCATCTGCGTCGGCACGCCGCAGGCGAAGAGCGGCCGCGCCGACCTCCGCTACGTGTTCGCGGCCGCGAAGACGATCGCGAAGGCGCTCCCGAGCTACCGCCTCATCGTGCAGAAGAGCACCGTCCCGGTCGGAACCGCCGACAAGGTCCGGGAGATCATCCGCCGCAATGCGCGCCGTGGCGCCCGGTGCGACGTCGCGTCGAATCCCGAGTTTCTCCGCGAGGGAACCGCGGTCGAGAATTTCATGCGCCCCGACCGGGTCGTGATCGGAGCGGATTCGCCCCGCGCGCGTGACGTGCTGCGCGAGATCTACTCGCCCCTCTACCTGATCGAGACCCCGATGGTCGTGACGGGCGTCCGCTCGGCGGAGCTGATCAAGTACGCGGCGAATTCGTTCCTGGCCGCGAAGATCTCGTTCATCAACGAGATGGCCAATCTCTCCGAAGCGGTGGGCGCGGACGTGCACGACGTGGCCAAGGGGATCGGGCTCGACCGGCGGATCGGGCCGAAGTTTCTCCATCCCGGTCCGGGCTTCGGCGGCTCCTGCCTTCCCAAGGACACCCGCGCGCTGCGCGATTTCGCGCGGAGGGCGGGCGTTCCCATGCGCATCACCAGCGCGGCGATCGAGACGAACGACGCGCAGCGGCGGCTCGCCACGAGGAAGGTGCTCGACTCGCTGCGAGGGCGCGGCCCGCACACCGTGGCGGTGCTGGGGCTCTCGTACAAGCCCGACACCGACGACGTGCGCGAGGCGCCGGCGCTCGACATCATCCGGGCGCTGCTCAAGCGCGGCGTCAAGGTCCGGGTCTTCGATCCGGTGGTTCGAGAAGGAGCGCCGGGCGTTCCCAAGGGCGTGGCGTTCACCGAGGATGCCTACGACGCTGCGAAGGGGGCCCACGCGCTGGTGCTGGTCACGGAGTGGAACGAGTTCCGCCGGCTCGACCTCGCCCGGGTGCGACGGGTGATGCGCCGGCGGGTGCTTGTGGATCTGCGAAACGTCTACGAGCCGGCGGCCGTCCGCCGGTTAGGGTTCGAGTACACCTGCGTGGGGAGACCGACATGAAGCTGATCCACGGCGTCACCGTGAAGCCGCTCAAGGTCATCGCCGACGAGCGTGGCTACCTGATGGAGATGATGCGCGTCGACGATCCCTTCTTCCAGAAGTTCGGCCAGACCTACGTGTCGGTCGCGTATCCGGGGGTCGTGAAGGGGTGGCATTACCACAAGAAGCAGACCGATCACTTCGTGATCGTGAAAGGGATGATGAAGGTCGTCCTCTACGACGGCCGGAACGATTCGCCGACGAAAGGCGAGCTCAACGAGTTCTTCATGGGGGAGCGGAACCCCATTCTCATCACGATCCCGCCCGGCGTGTGGCACGGCATGAAGGGAATCGGCACCGAGCCCGCCATGCTCGTGAACACGCCGACCGAGCCGTACAACTACAAAGAGCCGGACGAGTTCCGGGCCGACCCGCACAAGAACGACATCCCCTACGACTGGACGCGGAAGGATGGCTAAAGGCCTCGATCTCTCCAGCGCGCGACTCCTCGTCACGGGAGGCGCGGGCTTCATCGGGTCGAACTTCGTGCACCATCTGCGCCACCGGTTCCCGAAGTGCCGCGTCACGATCCTCGACAAGCTGACCTACGCAGGCAACCTGGCGAATCTCGATTCGCTCAAGGACGACCCGGGGTACCGCTTCTTGAAGGGGGACATCTGCGATCCCAAAGCCGCCGCCGAGGCGATGGAAGGCTGCGACGTCGTGGTCAACTTCGCCGCCGAAACCCACGTCGACCGCTCGATCGACAGTGCCGCCGACTTCGTCCTCACCGACACCTACGGCGTCTGGGTGCTTCTCGAGGAGGCACGTCGGGCCAAGGTGCGCCGTTTTGTCCAGATCTCGACCGACGAGGTCTACGGCGAGATCATGGACGGAATGGCCCGCGAGGAAGCCCCGCTCCTGGCGCGAAATCCCTACGCCGCGTCGAAAATCGGGGGGGACCGGCTCGCCTATTCGTATTTCGCGACGCACGGAACTCCGACCGTCGTGACCCGGTGCAGCAACAACTATGGCCCCTATCAGTATCCCGAGAAGCTGATTCCCCTGTTCGTCACGAACGCGCTCGAGGGAAAATCGCTCCCGGTCTACGGGAGCGGCCGGAACACGCGCGACTGGATCCACGTCGAGGATCACTGCCGCGCCGTCGTCGCGATCCTCGAGGCGCCGGACGTGGAGGGGCAGACCTTCAACATCGCGGGCGGGAATGAGCGCTCGGTGCTCGACATCGCGGGGCTGATCCTGGCCCAGCTGAAGAAGCCCGCCTCGCTGCTCGCCCACGTCACCGATCGCCCGGGCCACGATCGTCGCTACGCGATCGACGCCGAGAAGCTGGAGCGCATGACCGGCTTCCGCCCCACGGTCGAATTCGCCAAGGGGATCGCCGAGACGATCGAGTGGTACGTCTCGCACCGCCCCTGGTGGGAAGCGATCCGCTCCGGCGAGTTCCGTCACTACTACGAACGGATGTACGGGGCCCGCTAGGCCCGACCTGTGCGCCGGCTCGTTCGATCGACCGCCATCCTCGGCCTGGGATCGGCGGCCACGGTCGTCGCGGCGATCCTCCGATCCAAAATCCTCGCCGCCTGGCTCGGTCCCGAGGGGACCGGGGTCTTGGCGCAGCTCGCGGGCTTGACGGCGGTCCTCGTCCCGCTCGCCACGCTCGGGGCGGGAAACGGCGTCGTGACCATGATCGCCGAGGCGCGCGCGCGGGGCGACCTGGCGAAGGTGCGACGCATCACGCGGACCGCGACGACGCTGGCGTGGACCGTGGGGATCGGGCTCGCCGTCCTCGCGGCGCTCTCCTCGCCGTGGCTCGCCCGGGGGATCTACCGCGACGCCGGGTTCGTCTGGGCCATCCTCTTCTGCGCCGCGGCGGTGCCGCTTTCCGCGGTCGCCTCGCTCCGGATCACGATGCTCCAGGGGCACGAGGCCGTGCGCGAGATGGCGAAGCTGAACGGCCTGATCGCGGCGATTGGGATCGGGGCGATCATCCCCATGGCGCACTTCTTCGGCGTGAAGGGGGCCGTCGCGCAGATCGTCGTGGTGGCCGCGGCGCACGCCTGGCTGAGCGGGCGCTTCCTCCGGCCGCTCACCCCGCCGCGACCGCCGGATCTTACCGGCGAGGAGCCGCGGATCGACCGCTCCCTGCTCAGCACGATCGCCCGCTACGGAGGGAGCGCGCTCGTGGTAGGCCTCTCTTCGACCCTGACGCTCCTTGTGGTCCGGAGCATCCTCGTCGGGAAGCTCGGGCTCTCACAGAACGGGATCTACCAAGTCTGCGTCGGCGTCTCCGGCCTCACCATGCCTTTGATCTTGAACTCCATCACCGCGACCGTCTGGCCCGAGATCGCGGCCAAGCCGCGGGACGCGGACGCCGTCGGTCCGATGGCGGGCGGAATTCGCCTCGCGTTCCTGCTCGTGACGGGCGTGTCGGCCGCCCTCCTGGTCGGCGCGCCGATCTGGGTCCGGCTGTTTTATTCGGAGCGGTTCCTCCCGGCGCTCGATTTGCTGCCGTTCCAATTCCTCGGCGACTATTTCCGCGCGGCCGCGTGGATGTTCGGCGTCTGGCTCGTGCCGCGGCAAAGGCTCCGTCCATGGGTATTGTTCGACGTCGTGTACGGCGTGGTCCTGCTCGCGGTGTTCGCCGTTTTGGTGGGGCGCGTCGGAATCCAGAGCGTGGTCTTCGCGTACGTCGCGGCGCACGTGAGCCACGCGGTGCTTCACTACGCGCTCGCGCGTCGCGCGCTTGGGTTCCGCCTGGGCAAGCAGAACGCGCTGCTCCTGGGCGCATCGCTCGCCCTCCTGATCGGCCTTGCGATCCTTCGCCCCAGGGACATGACCGGCGTTGCCATCGG
The DNA window shown above is from Candidatus Eisenbacteria bacterium and carries:
- the pyrF gene encoding orotidine-5'-phosphate decarboxylase, with product MTRPTPGPRAGVQSKLRDNLIVALDTPDLDVALRHVDRLGDAILWYKVGLQLFCASGRQAVLALAERGKEIFLDLKLHDIPATVERAILALEGLPVSLLTVHASGGPKMLSAAAAAARSLNVPPRVLGVTMLTSLDGTEIPALWNERTGLEEKVLGLARLGARSGIAGVVASPLELAALRREFPRPFLIVTPGVRGPGEATHDQKRTLSLPEALAGGADYVVVGRPILEASDAMTVIAGYEAAVIDRFSTERNDR
- a CDS encoding GDP-mannose 4,6-dehydratase, translated to MKVLVTGITGFAGSHLVDYLLTLSNIEVMGIQRWRSRTENIEHFKDRVRLVECDLRDASSVRDVIDHLRPDRISHLAAQSFVPTSWTAPTESLVTNIIGQLNIFEAVKKLQIMPRIQLACSSEQYGMVYEKELPIRETNPMRPLSPYAVSKVGQDMLGYQYWMSFKIPIIRTRGFNHEGPRRGPVFVCSDFAKQIADIEKGLKPPVIRVGNLEARRDFSDVRDVVRAYWLSLEKGEPGEAYNICSGRAWTIREMLDLLLGMTKVKVKIEQDAARMRPSDVPVLLGDASKFKKATGWEPTIPFEQTLRDLLDYWRAR
- a CDS encoding NAD-dependent epimerase/dehydratase family protein, giving the protein MRILVTGVAGFVGRHLLGHVVTAGGCEVHGVDHASLDAMAEAGELRSGLASYRPLDITDAAAMEAWVREEKPDAIVHLAAQASGAESLERPAATYRVNALGALNLLEAARVAASKAAILIVGSADIYGSGPAGARIREDAPIRPSNPYAVSKAAQDSLGEVYAATYGLRVIRTRTFTHTGPGQRPRFALAGFADQLARIDAGLAPAEILVGNLDTVREYGDVRDVVRAYRLLLERGEAGEAYNVGTGRGFVLRELLDRLIGISRVSAQVKTDPARLRARDVDHLVGDPAKLEARTGWTPAYSIDQTLADLFRDARERVRRETGR
- a CDS encoding UDP-glucose/GDP-mannose dehydrogenase family protein, giving the protein MRIVIVGTGYVGLVTGAGFADFGNEVLCVDVDQAKIEILERGEIPFYEPGLGDLVARNVRERRLRFGTSLEEATRWGEAIFICVGTPQAKSGRADLRYVFAAAKTIAKALPSYRLIVQKSTVPVGTADKVREIIRRNARRGARCDVASNPEFLREGTAVENFMRPDRVVIGADSPRARDVLREIYSPLYLIETPMVVTGVRSAELIKYAANSFLAAKISFINEMANLSEAVGADVHDVAKGIGLDRRIGPKFLHPGPGFGGSCLPKDTRALRDFARRAGVPMRITSAAIETNDAQRRLATRKVLDSLRGRGPHTVAVLGLSYKPDTDDVREAPALDIIRALLKRGVKVRVFDPVVREGAPGVPKGVAFTEDAYDAAKGAHALVLVTEWNEFRRLDLARVRRVMRRRVLVDLRNVYEPAAVRRLGFEYTCVGRPT
- a CDS encoding dTDP-4-dehydrorhamnose 3,5-epimerase — translated: MKLIHGVTVKPLKVIADERGYLMEMMRVDDPFFQKFGQTYVSVAYPGVVKGWHYHKKQTDHFVIVKGMMKVVLYDGRNDSPTKGELNEFFMGERNPILITIPPGVWHGMKGIGTEPAMLVNTPTEPYNYKEPDEFRADPHKNDIPYDWTRKDG
- the rfbB gene encoding dTDP-glucose 4,6-dehydratase gives rise to the protein MAKGLDLSSARLLVTGGAGFIGSNFVHHLRHRFPKCRVTILDKLTYAGNLANLDSLKDDPGYRFLKGDICDPKAAAEAMEGCDVVVNFAAETHVDRSIDSAADFVLTDTYGVWVLLEEARRAKVRRFVQISTDEVYGEIMDGMAREEAPLLARNPYAASKIGGDRLAYSYFATHGTPTVVTRCSNNYGPYQYPEKLIPLFVTNALEGKSLPVYGSGRNTRDWIHVEDHCRAVVAILEAPDVEGQTFNIAGGNERSVLDIAGLILAQLKKPASLLAHVTDRPGHDRRYAIDAEKLERMTGFRPTVEFAKGIAETIEWYVSHRPWWEAIRSGEFRHYYERMYGAR